Below is a genomic region from Cellulomonas sp. P24.
CCCGCGATGGGCACGTTCGACCAGCTCAACCTCCGGCTCAACGGCTACGACTTCCACATCAGCCTGATGGCCGGCAAGGAGTCGTGGACCGACCAGAAGGTCAAGAACGTCTTCGACGCGTGGCGCAAGCTCCTCGAGGTCTCGCAGCCCGACTCGCTCGGCCGCACCTGGCAGGAGGCCGCCCAGTCGCTGCAGAAGAACGAGGCCGCGACCTACGTCCTCGGCATGTTCGTCGGCCAGCAGTTCAGCGCCGGCGCCGACCGCGAGGACCTCGACTTCTTCACCTTCCCGGAGATGGACTCGACCATCGGGACCGACGCGATCGAGGCCCCGATCGACGGCTTCATGATGTCCAAGAAGCCGAAGAACGAGGCCGGCGCCAAGGACTTCCTCACGTACCTCTCCACCGCCGCCGCGCAGGAGGTCTACGTCAAGAGCGACCCGACCGTGATCGCGGCCAACAGCAAGGCCGACACCTCCGGGTACACCGCCCTGCAGAAGAAGGCCGTCGAGTTCATCGGCAACGCCAAGCACATCTCCCAGTTCATGGACCGCGACACGCGCCCCGACTTCGCCTCGACGGTCATGATCCCCGCGATCCAGACCTTCATCGGCAACCCGAAGGACGTCGACGGCCTGGTGAACAGCATCGAGAGCCAGAAGAAGTCCATCTTCGCCTCCTGACCCCGCAGAGACGAGGGTGAGCATGTCCTCCGTGCCCGTTGAGATCCCCTCCTCCCCTGCCGAACCGCGTCGTGCGGGCAGACCTGATCTGCCCGCACGGCGGGGGGCCGCAAGCGGAGGCGCAGCCGAGCGGATCGGCTCACCATCACGTTGATGGTCGCCATCCCGAGCATCGTCGTGGTCGGCCTGATCTGGCTTCCCGCCCTCTCGTCCGTGGTGCTCTCGTTCACCCGGTGGAACGGGATCGGGAACCTGTCCGCGCACGACTTCGTCGGCCTGACGAACTACCGGAACATCGCCACGAACTACCCGCCGTTCTGGCCGGCGATGACGCACAACCTCATCTGGTTGCTCGTCATGTTCTTCGTCGCCACACCGGCAGGGATGTTCCTGGCGGTGCTCCTCGACAAGGAGATCCGTGGCACGCGGGTCTACCAGATGGCGCTGTACATGCCGGTGGTGCTCTCGCTCGCCCTCATCGGCTTCATCTGGCAGCTGATCTTCTCGCAGCAGAACGGTCTGCTGAATGCCGTCACCGGCAGCACCATCGACTGGTTCGGCGACCAGCGGTACAACCTGTGGGCCGCCCTGGTGGCGACCTCGTGGCGTCAGGTCGGCTACATCATGCTGCTCTACCTGGCGGGCCTGAAGGCCGTCGACCACTCGCTCCGCGAGGCCGCCGCGATCGACGGCTGCACCGAGTCGAAGGCGTTCTTCCGGGTGATCTTCCCGGTCATGCGGCCGATCAACGTCATCATCCTCGTGGTGACGTTCATCGAGTCGCTCCGTGCGTTCGACCTCGTCTGGATCATCAACCGCGGGCGCAACGG
It encodes:
- a CDS encoding ABC transporter substrate-binding protein, which encodes MSRRTMLKGTMGAAALAALAACGSGSTSTSTGGATAGSKASGVVTFGSNQSDAVPKAAYAAFVKAYEAQSGGVTIQTNTVDHNTFQENINNYLQGSPDDVFTWFAGYRMRFFAEQGLAGDISDVWKNVTGMSDGFKAASTGTDGKQYFIPFDTYPWAVFYRPSVFKAKGYTVPKTMDDFYTLSAQIKKDGMVPLAFADKDGWPAMGTFDQLNLRLNGYDFHISLMAGKESWTDQKVKNVFDAWRKLLEVSQPDSLGRTWQEAAQSLQKNEAATYVLGMFVGQQFSAGADREDLDFFTFPEMDSTIGTDAIEAPIDGFMMSKKPKNEAGAKDFLTYLSTAAAQEVYVKSDPTVIAANSKADTSGYTALQKKAVEFIGNAKHISQFMDRDTRPDFASTVMIPAIQTFIGNPKDVDGLVNSIESQKKSIFAS
- a CDS encoding carbohydrate ABC transporter permease, whose product is MVAIPSIVVVGLIWLPALSSVVLSFTRWNGIGNLSAHDFVGLTNYRNIATNYPPFWPAMTHNLIWLLVMFFVATPAGMFLAVLLDKEIRGTRVYQMALYMPVVLSLALIGFIWQLIFSQQNGLLNAVTGSTIDWFGDQRYNLWAALVATSWRQVGYIMLLYLAGLKAVDHSLREAAAIDGCTESKAFFRVIFPVMRPINVIILVVTFIESLRAFDLVWIINRGRNGLELIATLVTQNVVGEASRIGFGSALATVMLLISSGFIVIYLRVVMKGDR